Proteins from a single region of Stappia sp. ES.058:
- a CDS encoding DUF3429 domain-containing protein — translation MTFEPADPVGPDHRSPRFSRELGYAGLIPFIAGAVCLTAAAFRFVEAKDLPAFAAMALVVYGAVILSFLGGVRWGIAVATARADARVFVWSVAPSLGGWCAALLPPSWGLLVLACGFLLQGGWDLYAGESGTLPQWYVTLRRRLTVIVVASLLVSAASLLILLRF, via the coding sequence GTGACCTTTGAACCCGCAGATCCAGTCGGCCCCGACCATCGTTCACCGCGTTTTTCACGTGAGCTTGGGTATGCCGGCCTTATTCCGTTCATTGCCGGTGCGGTCTGCCTGACGGCGGCCGCGTTCCGCTTCGTGGAAGCCAAGGACCTCCCGGCCTTCGCGGCCATGGCGCTTGTCGTCTATGGCGCGGTGATCCTGTCATTTCTCGGTGGCGTGCGATGGGGCATTGCGGTCGCCACAGCCCGCGCCGACGCCCGCGTCTTCGTCTGGTCGGTCGCGCCTTCACTCGGCGGATGGTGTGCGGCGCTTCTTCCGCCAAGCTGGGGCCTGCTGGTGCTTGCCTGCGGGTTCCTGCTGCAAGGCGGCTGGGACCTGTACGCCGGCGAAAGCGGCACGCTGCCCCAATGGTATGTGACCCTGCGCCGTCGGCTGACCGTGATCGTTGTCGCGAGCCTTCTCGTCTCGGCGGCAAGCCTGCTCATTCTTCTCAGGTTCTGA